One window of Corynebacterium sp. P3-F1 genomic DNA carries:
- a CDS encoding replication-associated recombination protein A, with protein MTQGGLFTDPAGGNTSGSQAGAGAGASRGTAFFDAGSAAPLAARMRPRSLDELVGQEHLLGPGRPLRRLVEGSGEASVILYGPPGTGKTTIASLIAGAMGQNFVGLSALSSGVKQIREVLEGAKQDLLRGRRTVLFIDEVHRFSKTQQDALLAAVENRTVLLVAATTENPSFSIVAPLLSRSLLLKLESLGEDNIRTVLDRAVSDERGLGGRITLDDDAGDQLVLLAGGDARRALTYLEAAAEGAEDGKITLEVVQNSVDRAVVRYDRDGDQHYDVISAFIKSIRGSDVDAALHYLARMIEAGEDPRFIARRLVIHASEDIGMADPTALQTATAAANAVQFIGMPEGRLALAQATIHLATAPKSPSVIKAIDAALADVRAGRSGAVPPHLRDGHYEGAKKIGHAVGYIYPHDDPRGVVEQRYIPEGLDDARYYQPTDHGAEKRIQSYSDRLRETIRGT; from the coding sequence ATGACCCAGGGCGGGCTGTTCACGGATCCGGCAGGAGGGAACACGAGTGGGTCGCAGGCTGGGGCAGGAGCAGGTGCATCGCGGGGAACCGCATTCTTCGATGCAGGCTCCGCGGCGCCGCTGGCAGCACGGATGCGCCCGCGCAGCCTGGATGAATTGGTGGGGCAGGAGCATCTGCTCGGCCCGGGGCGGCCACTGCGGCGATTGGTGGAAGGCTCGGGCGAGGCATCCGTTATTCTCTACGGCCCGCCGGGAACGGGCAAGACGACGATTGCGTCGCTCATCGCCGGCGCGATGGGGCAGAACTTCGTTGGATTGTCCGCGTTGTCGTCAGGTGTGAAGCAGATCCGTGAGGTGCTTGAGGGGGCCAAGCAGGATCTCCTGCGTGGACGGCGCACCGTCTTGTTCATCGACGAGGTCCACCGCTTTTCCAAGACGCAGCAAGACGCGTTGCTCGCCGCCGTGGAGAACCGCACGGTACTACTTGTCGCCGCTACCACGGAGAATCCGTCGTTCAGCATTGTGGCCCCGCTGCTGTCGCGGTCGTTGTTACTGAAGCTCGAGTCGTTGGGTGAGGATAATATCCGGACTGTTCTCGACCGCGCTGTCTCGGACGAACGCGGCTTGGGCGGGCGAATCACGCTCGACGACGATGCTGGCGACCAGCTCGTTCTGTTAGCCGGGGGAGATGCACGCCGCGCTTTGACCTACCTCGAGGCCGCAGCTGAAGGCGCCGAGGACGGAAAAATCACGCTCGAAGTGGTGCAAAACAGCGTCGACCGCGCGGTGGTGCGCTACGACCGCGACGGCGACCAGCATTACGACGTGATCTCGGCCTTCATTAAATCTATCCGAGGCTCGGATGTGGATGCCGCGCTGCATTACCTCGCCCGCATGATCGAGGCGGGGGAGGACCCGCGGTTCATCGCGCGCCGGCTGGTCATTCACGCCTCCGAAGACATCGGCATGGCGGACCCGACCGCATTGCAGACCGCGACCGCCGCAGCGAACGCAGTCCAATTCATTGGAATGCCGGAAGGCCGACTCGCTCTCGCGCAAGCGACTATTCATTTGGCCACAGCACCCAAGTCGCCGTCCGTGATCAAAGCCATCGACGCCGCACTTGCCGACGTCCGCGCAGGCCGCTCCGGCGCCGTCCCGCCACACCTGCGCGACGGACACTATGAAGGAGCGAAGAAGATCGGCCACGCCGTCGGCTACATCTACCCGCACGACGATCCCCGTGGGGTAGTCGAGCAGCGCTACATTCCTGAGGGTCTCGACGATGCTCGCTACTACCAACCCACCGACCACGGTGCGGAGAAACGCATCCAGAGTTATTCGGACCGGTTGAGAGAGACAATCCGGGGTACCTAG
- the mltG gene encoding endolytic transglycosylase MltG encodes MSSATSSQGRTRGVAVLVASILLIIGAVVYIAFARSNSSGGDFNGAGNGVEQVVEIPEGSTLTAMGPTLADKGIVRSDKAFQNAVMSHPDADNVQPGFYRLQEKMSADNAVSALLDPANKVDMLKIPGGSTLMDVKVVGGDTRFGIYSNISKVSCGSEGQKDNCVSVKDLHNVAANADPAALGVPDWAVQPVNAHRGDPKRIEGLIAPGEYLVDPNADAQTILTDLITRSAEQYNSTDIVGRAQAVGLSPYDLLTAASLVEREAPEGEFDKVARVILNRLKEPMRLEFDSTVNYGLESVELATGDTDRKKVTPWNTYAKDGLPATPIASPSEEAIQAMEHPADGQWLFFVTVDDKGTTIFSNTFEEHQANVQQAYDSGILDSRR; translated from the coding sequence GTGAGCTCGGCAACCTCGTCTCAAGGGCGTACCCGCGGAGTGGCGGTGCTGGTGGCGTCGATTCTGCTGATCATCGGCGCTGTCGTCTATATTGCTTTCGCACGCTCCAATTCTTCCGGTGGCGATTTCAACGGAGCCGGAAACGGTGTCGAGCAGGTCGTTGAAATTCCCGAGGGCTCCACCTTGACCGCTATGGGTCCGACCTTGGCCGATAAGGGAATTGTCCGCTCAGATAAGGCGTTCCAGAACGCCGTCATGTCGCACCCGGATGCCGACAATGTCCAGCCGGGCTTCTACCGCCTCCAAGAGAAGATGAGTGCTGACAACGCGGTCTCCGCACTGCTCGACCCCGCAAACAAGGTCGACATGCTCAAGATTCCGGGTGGGTCGACCCTCATGGACGTCAAGGTGGTCGGCGGCGACACCCGCTTCGGTATCTACAGCAACATTTCTAAGGTGTCCTGCGGCTCCGAGGGCCAGAAAGATAACTGCGTGAGCGTCAAAGATCTGCACAATGTCGCCGCCAACGCGGATCCGGCCGCGCTCGGCGTCCCGGACTGGGCTGTTCAGCCGGTCAATGCGCACCGGGGAGACCCGAAGCGCATCGAGGGCCTGATCGCCCCGGGCGAGTACCTCGTCGACCCTAACGCCGATGCTCAAACCATCCTTACCGATTTGATCACACGGTCGGCGGAGCAGTACAACAGTACGGACATCGTGGGCCGTGCCCAGGCTGTCGGGCTCAGCCCGTACGACTTGCTCACCGCGGCATCGCTGGTGGAGCGCGAAGCCCCCGAAGGTGAATTCGACAAAGTCGCCCGTGTGATTCTTAACCGCCTGAAGGAGCCGATGCGTCTCGAGTTCGACTCCACGGTCAACTACGGCCTTGAATCCGTCGAGCTCGCCACCGGTGACACGGACCGCAAGAAGGTCACCCCGTGGAATACGTACGCCAAGGACGGCCTGCCGGCGACCCCGATCGCATCGCCATCGGAAGAGGCGATCCAGGCGATGGAGCACCCGGCAGACGGTCAGTGGCTGTTCTTCGTCACTGTCGACGACAAGGGCACCACGATCTTCAGCAACACCTTCGAAGAGCACCAGGCGAACGTCCAGCAGGCGTACGATTCGGGCATCCTCGATTCCCGGCGCTAG
- a CDS encoding shikimate dehydrogenase, with protein sequence MSTAITGGGKAAVLGSPVDHSLSPVLHNAGYKAAGLDGWSYERIECDAEQLPDIVSGAGEDYRGFSVTMPGKFAALQFADTVTERAQAIGSANTLVREGSKWRADNTDCEGIAGALDELVGKQSRVGHALVIGGGGTARPVLWSLAERGAEKVTVLNRSDRSAELLPLLQGIEADFVDFERDLEPLAMSVDLIVSTVPSAALAGRVKELGHAPLLDVIYNPWPTPLATRAASNGHLTVGGLVMLACQSYSQFEQFTGVKAPREQMRDALFRHVGWDTPPGVVRRER encoded by the coding sequence ATGAGCACTGCGATCACCGGCGGCGGGAAAGCCGCTGTACTGGGTAGCCCCGTAGACCATTCCCTGTCGCCTGTTCTCCATAACGCCGGCTATAAAGCCGCGGGCCTTGATGGGTGGTCGTATGAGCGCATCGAATGCGATGCGGAGCAGCTTCCAGACATCGTCAGCGGTGCCGGGGAGGATTACCGCGGATTCTCCGTCACCATGCCGGGTAAATTCGCCGCGCTTCAGTTCGCCGACACGGTGACGGAGCGTGCGCAGGCTATCGGGTCCGCGAATACTCTCGTCCGCGAAGGTTCGAAGTGGCGCGCCGATAACACCGATTGCGAGGGAATCGCGGGTGCGTTGGATGAACTCGTCGGCAAGCAATCGCGCGTTGGGCACGCTCTCGTGATCGGTGGCGGCGGTACCGCACGTCCGGTGCTGTGGTCCCTGGCGGAGCGTGGTGCGGAGAAGGTAACCGTGCTCAACCGCTCCGATCGCTCTGCCGAGCTGCTACCGCTGCTCCAAGGAATCGAAGCGGACTTCGTCGATTTCGAACGGGACTTGGAGCCCTTGGCCATGTCGGTGGACCTGATCGTTTCCACCGTCCCGTCGGCGGCGCTCGCCGGACGCGTGAAGGAGCTGGGCCACGCTCCGCTTCTCGATGTCATCTACAACCCCTGGCCGACCCCGTTGGCCACCCGGGCCGCCTCCAACGGGCACCTGACTGTCGGCGGTCTGGTGATGCTCGCATGCCAGTCCTACTCCCAGTTCGAACAGTTCACGGGTGTGAAGGCTCCCCGCGAGCAAATGCGGGACGCACTTTTCCGTCATGTCGGCTGGGACACTCCGCCGGGAGTTGTGCGCCGCGAGCGCTGA
- a CDS encoding phosphotransferase family protein, giving the protein MLDTEEIIATAQAILNHRYGGKQQLTEPEELSGAGGTTVLRLRVANNPVFPHRSVVVKYSPHTDDVVDDAAFLREVVAYQFTTSLGEDVRPGPVLLGYDIERRTLILSDVGNGETFADLLEQSDDDERVRLLRNLGTSLGKMHAGTAGAETSFNILLARMVRSVDGARDIQIQRESMLENRIQEGVDIIRETGIDVPADVAAVADTVQVRMLHGGSRAFTPFDLSPDNIIYAERAQFLDYEWAGFRDVIFDIAGVIAGFPQYISARPISGKETAVFLEAWVAEVGGVWPSVLNQDTLQARITAALVGWAFFSASILDFVQFSGGSGAEGEGTEEAEARLIRRDVSGTFDALARYAETGTEPAYAVVADFARRVVEWLT; this is encoded by the coding sequence ATGCTGGACACTGAAGAGATCATCGCCACCGCTCAAGCGATTCTGAATCACCGCTACGGCGGGAAACAGCAGCTTACTGAGCCGGAGGAGCTGAGCGGAGCTGGCGGCACGACAGTCTTGCGGTTGCGGGTGGCCAATAACCCGGTCTTCCCGCACCGGTCTGTGGTGGTGAAATACTCCCCGCACACTGACGATGTGGTGGACGACGCGGCTTTCTTGAGAGAAGTGGTTGCGTACCAGTTCACAACGTCGTTAGGCGAAGATGTGCGCCCTGGCCCTGTCCTACTCGGTTACGACATCGAACGTCGGACGTTGATTCTGTCGGACGTGGGCAACGGCGAAACGTTTGCGGATTTGCTCGAGCAATCTGACGATGACGAGCGTGTGCGCCTGCTGCGGAATCTGGGGACATCGTTGGGCAAGATGCACGCTGGCACTGCGGGAGCGGAGACCAGCTTCAATATCTTGCTCGCGCGGATGGTGCGCTCCGTCGACGGGGCGCGCGACATTCAAATTCAGCGCGAGTCGATGCTGGAAAACCGCATCCAGGAGGGTGTGGACATCATCCGCGAGACGGGCATTGATGTGCCTGCTGATGTTGCGGCGGTCGCCGACACCGTCCAAGTGCGCATGCTGCACGGCGGCTCGCGCGCATTCACGCCCTTCGACTTGTCGCCGGACAACATCATTTACGCCGAGCGCGCGCAGTTCCTGGATTACGAGTGGGCGGGTTTCCGCGACGTCATCTTCGATATCGCCGGGGTGATCGCCGGTTTCCCTCAATACATTTCTGCCCGCCCTATCAGCGGGAAGGAAACCGCTGTGTTTCTTGAAGCCTGGGTGGCGGAAGTCGGCGGTGTGTGGCCGTCGGTGCTCAACCAGGACACCCTGCAGGCGCGCATCACGGCGGCGCTCGTCGGCTGGGCATTCTTCAGTGCGTCAATCCTTGACTTTGTGCAGTTCAGCGGTGGCTCCGGCGCGGAAGGAGAGGGCACTGAGGAGGCCGAGGCACGGTTGATCCGCCGCGATGTGTCCGGCACCTTCGACGCGCTAGCACGGTATGCCGAAACAGGGACCGAACCCGCCTACGCGGTCGTGGCCGATTTCGCCCGCCGCGTTGTGGAGTGGTTGACATGA
- the aroC gene encoding chorismate synthase, with product MLRWTTAGESHGQALVALVENMPAGVTVSAEEIGHQLARRRLGYGRGARMKFEQDELTLLTGVVHGKSIGSPIAIMIGNTEWPKWTTIMSAEELDYDDPDVVKAMNSGRGAALTRPRPGHADFSGMVKYGFDAARPVLERSSARETASRVAAATVARSFLREVLGVEVYSHVISIGPSDPYDGPAPQFSDIDAIDASPVRAFGKDAEASMIAEIEAAKKAGDTLGGIVEVIVEGLPIGLGSHVSGETRLDGQLAAALMSIQAIKGVEVGDGFEEARRRGSEAHDEMLRGDEGVYRETNRAGGLEGGMTNGEQLRVRAAMKPISTVPRALKTVDMATGDAATAIHQRSDVCAVPAAAVVAEAMVALVLARATLEKFGGDSVEETKRNVEAYKQYVSDRLAFGGKEDD from the coding sequence ATGCTTCGTTGGACTACCGCAGGTGAATCCCACGGTCAGGCGCTCGTCGCACTGGTCGAGAACATGCCGGCCGGGGTTACCGTCTCCGCTGAAGAGATCGGTCACCAGCTCGCGCGCCGCCGCCTCGGCTACGGCCGTGGCGCCCGCATGAAATTCGAACAGGATGAGCTGACTCTGCTCACGGGTGTGGTGCACGGCAAGAGCATCGGCAGCCCGATCGCCATCATGATCGGCAACACGGAGTGGCCGAAGTGGACAACGATCATGTCGGCCGAGGAGCTCGACTATGACGACCCAGACGTAGTCAAAGCGATGAATTCCGGCCGTGGTGCCGCCTTGACCCGCCCGCGCCCGGGCCACGCAGATTTCTCCGGGATGGTGAAGTACGGCTTCGATGCGGCGCGTCCGGTGCTGGAGCGGTCGTCGGCACGCGAAACGGCGTCGCGCGTGGCGGCGGCGACGGTCGCTCGGTCGTTCCTCCGCGAGGTTCTCGGCGTCGAGGTGTACTCGCACGTGATCTCGATTGGCCCGTCCGACCCGTATGACGGTCCTGCGCCGCAATTCAGCGATATCGATGCCATCGACGCATCGCCGGTCCGCGCGTTCGGCAAAGACGCCGAAGCCAGCATGATCGCGGAGATTGAAGCGGCGAAGAAGGCTGGCGACACTTTGGGCGGCATTGTCGAGGTCATTGTGGAGGGGCTGCCTATCGGTCTTGGGTCCCATGTGTCCGGCGAGACGCGCCTTGACGGGCAGCTTGCCGCCGCATTGATGAGCATCCAGGCGATCAAGGGCGTGGAGGTCGGTGACGGTTTTGAGGAAGCGCGCCGCCGGGGCTCCGAAGCTCACGACGAGATGTTGCGCGGGGATGAAGGTGTGTACCGCGAGACCAACCGTGCGGGCGGGCTCGAAGGCGGCATGACCAACGGTGAACAGCTCCGCGTCCGCGCCGCGATGAAGCCGATTTCCACGGTGCCGCGCGCGCTCAAGACTGTGGATATGGCCACCGGTGACGCTGCTACTGCGATCCACCAACGCTCCGATGTGTGCGCGGTTCCTGCCGCGGCAGTGGTTGCGGAAGCAATGGTCGCGTTGGTGCTGGCGCGCGCGACACTGGAGAAATTCGGCGGCGACAGCGTGGAAGAAACGAAACGGAACGTGGAGGCGTATAAGCAGTACGTGTCCGACCGACTCGCGTTTGGAGGTAAAGAGGATGACTAA
- a CDS encoding prepilin peptidase, which translates to MGEFSAETATAVAAAVLSAFLCTAAAVWTVELVLVDVRERRLPDALTLPAALTAVVVCWFEPRGWVGLVWPAAYLIAGRGFGGGDVKLAVSLGVVLAIMGGVEAVLAGMLLASAFTAGFLLLRRAKTAPHGPSMLASAWIVGFASTFLLIV; encoded by the coding sequence ATGGGGGAATTTTCAGCGGAGACCGCAACCGCAGTTGCTGCAGCGGTGCTGTCGGCGTTTCTATGCACGGCCGCCGCGGTATGGACGGTGGAGCTTGTTTTAGTGGATGTTCGTGAGCGGCGCCTGCCGGATGCGCTGACGTTGCCGGCAGCACTCACCGCTGTTGTTGTGTGCTGGTTCGAACCGCGCGGCTGGGTCGGGCTTGTCTGGCCCGCGGCCTATCTGATTGCCGGCCGCGGCTTCGGTGGCGGCGACGTGAAGCTCGCTGTGTCTCTTGGAGTGGTCCTGGCCATCATGGGTGGGGTGGAGGCTGTCCTAGCCGGTATGCTGCTGGCCAGTGCCTTCACTGCCGGTTTCCTGCTGCTGAGGCGGGCGAAAACCGCACCTCACGGGCCTTCAATGCTTGCGTCGGCATGGATCGTGGGGTTCGCTAGCACTTTCCTGCTAATAGTATGA
- the alaS gene encoding alanine--tRNA ligase has protein sequence MQTHEIRDRFTAHFVDAGHIPVPSASLILDDPTLLFVNAGMVPFKPYFLGQQNPPFETGKATSIQKCVRTLDIEEVGITTRHNTFFQMAGNFSFGQYFKEGAITLAWDLLTKEQDKGGFELDPDRLWVTVFNDDDEAAAIWRDKVGVPVDRIQRMGMEDNFWSMGIPGPCGPCSEIYYDRGPEYGADGGPIADDNRYMEIWNLVFMESIRGEGDKKGNFDIVGELPKKNIDTGLGIERLACLLQGVDNVYETDLLAPVIKAAEDLTGTEYGAGNQADDVRFRVIADHSRTAMMIILDGVTPSNEGRGYILRRLMRRIVRSARLLGAAGNTLETFMNTIMDTMTPSFPEIADNRERILRVALAEEKAFLKTLESGTTRFDETATALKSSGQKTVPGDKAFELHDTYGFPIDLTLEMAAEAGLDVDMDAFHAAMDEQKQRAKADNKAKKHGNIDESLYREWIDGHPTEFVGFTELEHEGTVLGLVRGGEKVGEASQGDEVEVILDVTPMYAEGGGQLADRGRIVVGGTILDVHDVQKVGNKKLWVHKATVANGGLDVGQTVRAEVDPAWRHGARQAHTATHLIHAALRQVLGPTAVQAGSMNKPGYLRFDFNYTEQLTPEQLEEIATITNQAVDADFAVNTFETSLDKAKAMGAMALFGENYGDEVRVVEIGGPFSIELCGGTHVDHSSQIGPVAVLGESSVGSGARRIEAYSGLDSFQYFSKEAAIANALAGEMKTPSEDLPERIAQLAERLRAAEKEIENLRKKELANQTGELVNKAEDAGAFRYLSVKLPEGTTGGDMRTIATDLRGRFGDAPAVIVLAADANGKVPFAVAATKSAVSEGIKAGELVGFFGQYVGGKGGGKPDLAQGSGSDAAGIEAGFSALRDRISEI, from the coding sequence GTGCAGACCCATGAGATCCGCGACCGGTTCACCGCGCACTTTGTCGACGCCGGCCACATCCCCGTGCCCAGCGCTTCGCTGATCCTCGACGATCCGACGCTGCTGTTCGTCAATGCAGGCATGGTGCCCTTCAAGCCCTACTTCTTGGGGCAGCAAAACCCGCCGTTCGAGACGGGCAAGGCCACCTCGATTCAGAAGTGTGTGCGCACCCTTGACATCGAGGAAGTAGGCATTACTACCCGCCACAACACGTTCTTCCAGATGGCCGGCAACTTCTCCTTCGGCCAGTACTTCAAAGAAGGCGCTATCACGCTGGCGTGGGATCTGCTGACTAAAGAGCAGGACAAAGGCGGTTTCGAGCTCGATCCGGACCGACTGTGGGTGACCGTCTTCAACGACGACGATGAAGCCGCCGCAATTTGGCGCGACAAGGTGGGCGTGCCCGTCGACCGCATCCAGCGGATGGGCATGGAGGACAATTTCTGGTCCATGGGCATTCCGGGCCCGTGTGGGCCGTGCTCCGAGATCTATTACGACCGCGGCCCGGAGTACGGTGCAGACGGCGGACCCATCGCCGACGACAACCGCTACATGGAAATCTGGAACCTCGTGTTCATGGAGTCCATCCGCGGCGAGGGCGACAAGAAGGGCAACTTCGACATTGTCGGTGAGCTGCCGAAGAAGAACATCGATACTGGCCTGGGCATCGAGCGCCTCGCTTGCCTTCTCCAGGGCGTGGACAACGTCTACGAGACGGACCTTTTGGCGCCCGTGATCAAGGCGGCGGAAGACCTCACGGGAACGGAGTACGGCGCGGGCAACCAGGCTGACGACGTCCGCTTCCGCGTCATCGCCGACCACTCCCGCACCGCGATGATGATCATTCTCGACGGTGTCACTCCGTCGAACGAGGGCCGCGGCTATATCCTTCGTCGCCTGATGCGGCGCATCGTCCGCTCAGCTCGCCTGCTTGGTGCGGCTGGCAACACGCTGGAGACGTTCATGAACACCATCATGGACACGATGACCCCCTCCTTCCCGGAGATCGCCGACAACCGCGAGCGTATTCTGCGTGTGGCGCTCGCTGAGGAGAAGGCCTTTTTGAAGACCCTCGAGTCCGGCACCACGCGTTTCGACGAAACCGCGACGGCCCTGAAGTCCTCCGGCCAGAAGACCGTCCCGGGCGACAAGGCCTTCGAGCTGCACGACACCTACGGTTTCCCGATCGACCTGACGCTTGAAATGGCCGCCGAGGCTGGTTTGGACGTGGACATGGACGCCTTCCACGCCGCAATGGACGAGCAGAAGCAGCGCGCCAAGGCCGATAACAAGGCGAAGAAGCACGGAAATATCGACGAATCCCTGTACCGCGAGTGGATCGATGGCCACCCGACTGAGTTCGTCGGCTTCACCGAACTCGAGCACGAGGGCACAGTCCTGGGTTTGGTGCGCGGCGGAGAGAAGGTCGGGGAGGCATCCCAGGGCGACGAGGTCGAGGTCATCCTCGACGTCACCCCGATGTACGCCGAAGGCGGCGGGCAGCTCGCTGACCGCGGCCGCATCGTTGTCGGCGGCACCATCCTGGACGTCCACGACGTGCAGAAGGTGGGCAACAAGAAGCTCTGGGTGCACAAGGCGACCGTCGCCAACGGCGGCCTCGATGTCGGCCAGACCGTCCGTGCGGAGGTCGACCCGGCGTGGCGCCACGGTGCCCGCCAGGCGCACACGGCGACCCACCTCATCCACGCAGCGCTCCGCCAGGTGCTCGGTCCCACGGCCGTCCAGGCAGGTTCCATGAACAAGCCGGGCTACCTGCGCTTCGACTTCAACTACACCGAGCAGCTGACTCCGGAGCAGCTCGAAGAGATCGCCACCATCACCAACCAGGCCGTGGACGCGGACTTCGCTGTCAACACCTTTGAAACCTCCCTGGACAAAGCGAAGGCCATGGGGGCTATGGCGCTATTCGGCGAAAACTACGGCGACGAAGTGCGCGTCGTGGAGATCGGCGGGCCGTTCTCCATCGAGCTGTGCGGCGGCACCCACGTCGACCACTCGTCCCAGATCGGTCCGGTCGCTGTGCTCGGTGAGTCCTCCGTTGGCTCCGGTGCGCGACGTATCGAGGCTTACTCCGGGCTGGATTCCTTCCAGTACTTCTCCAAGGAAGCGGCCATTGCCAATGCCCTTGCCGGCGAGATGAAGACTCCCTCCGAGGATCTGCCCGAGCGCATCGCTCAGCTTGCCGAGCGTCTCCGCGCGGCGGAGAAGGAAATCGAGAACCTGCGCAAGAAGGAATTGGCCAACCAGACGGGCGAGCTTGTGAACAAGGCCGAGGATGCGGGCGCGTTCCGCTACCTGAGCGTCAAGCTTCCGGAAGGCACCACCGGCGGTGACATGCGCACGATCGCGACGGATCTGCGCGGCCGCTTTGGCGATGCTCCAGCAGTGATCGTGTTGGCTGCCGATGCCAACGGCAAGGTCCCCTTCGCAGTGGCTGCAACAAAGTCTGCGGTGAGCGAAGGCATCAAGGCCGGTGAGCTCGTCGGGTTCTTCGGCCAGTACGTCGGCGGAAAGGGCGGCGGAAAGCCGGACTTGGCTCAGGGCTCCGGTTCGGATGCAGCTGGGATAGAGGCGGGATTCAGTGCCCTCCGCGATCGTATTTCGGAGATATAG
- a CDS encoding shikimate kinase has translation MTNPVAHPPRPSRFPATAGTPTPSTQQHGQVLQGGHEPEGSHGDTAAFGAPGEPVVHGSPRVVLVGPPGAGKSTIGRRLARAMNLPLVDSDDLIAKGEGKPTGEVYSELGEERFRDVEAEYVARSLASGGVVSLGGGAVLTESTRKLLQAHNVVWIDVSVEEGVRRTSGNDSRPVLKAEDPEAHYRVLLESREPYYREVAMHRVRTDSRPPQRLVAEILSLIESR, from the coding sequence ATGACTAACCCCGTTGCGCACCCGCCGCGCCCCTCGCGTTTCCCCGCCACTGCGGGAACCCCCACCCCGAGCACCCAACAGCACGGTCAAGTGCTGCAGGGTGGCCACGAACCGGAGGGCTCGCACGGCGACACCGCCGCGTTCGGTGCTCCGGGAGAACCGGTAGTGCACGGCTCCCCGCGCGTCGTGCTGGTGGGCCCTCCCGGTGCAGGAAAGTCCACCATTGGCCGCCGGCTCGCGCGCGCGATGAATTTGCCGCTCGTCGACTCGGATGACCTCATTGCCAAAGGAGAAGGCAAACCCACTGGCGAGGTCTACAGCGAGCTTGGCGAGGAACGCTTCCGTGACGTTGAAGCCGAGTACGTGGCGCGCTCCCTAGCATCCGGCGGTGTCGTCAGCCTGGGCGGCGGGGCAGTGCTGACGGAGTCGACCCGGAAACTTTTGCAAGCCCACAACGTGGTGTGGATCGACGTGTCCGTTGAGGAAGGCGTGCGCCGCACGTCGGGCAACGATTCCCGGCCGGTCCTCAAAGCCGAGGACCCGGAAGCGCATTACCGCGTGCTGCTGGAGTCGCGCGAACCGTACTACCGCGAAGTGGCCATGCACCGCGTGCGCACCGACTCTCGTCCGCCGCAGCGTCTGGTCGCCGAGATTCTCTCGCTCATTGAGTCGCGTTAG
- the ruvX gene encoding Holliday junction resolvase RuvX, translated as MKVQPDTPGVDDPGNGRRIGLDVGTVRIGVASSDRDARLATPVETVPRVTGFKDRDGDDIERLLDIIAEYEAVEVVVGLPRDLKGNGSSSVKHAKEIGFRISRRSDVPVRYADERLTTVEATHALRASGVSERAGRSVIDQAAAVAILQSWLDGRNNYRDMGAPELVTGAGTSPEPKET; from the coding sequence ATGAAAGTTCAACCGGACACACCCGGGGTCGATGACCCGGGAAACGGCCGCCGCATCGGTCTCGATGTCGGCACCGTCCGGATTGGTGTCGCCTCCTCTGACCGCGATGCGCGACTGGCTACTCCAGTGGAGACAGTTCCGCGCGTCACCGGTTTCAAGGACCGGGACGGCGACGACATCGAGCGTTTGCTGGATATCATCGCCGAATACGAAGCCGTCGAAGTCGTTGTGGGTCTCCCGCGCGATTTGAAGGGCAATGGTTCGTCCAGTGTGAAGCACGCCAAGGAAATCGGATTCCGGATCTCGCGTCGCAGTGATGTTCCGGTCCGGTACGCCGATGAGCGTCTCACCACTGTGGAAGCTACGCACGCGCTGCGCGCCTCCGGCGTGAGTGAGCGCGCTGGGCGTTCCGTGATTGACCAGGCCGCGGCAGTGGCCATCCTCCAGTCCTGGCTGGACGGACGTAACAACTACCGCGACATGGGCGCGCCGGAACTGGTTACCGGCGCGGGCACGTCGCCCGAACCCAAGGAGACCTAA